A window of Desulfobulbaceae bacterium genomic DNA:
CGGCTTTTTCTGCATGGCAAAAGAGGCTGGGAAGACTCCGGTTAGTGGGTAGGCCTCACCATTGACCTCAATACTATCGCCAAGGTATATCAAGCCGCCGCACTCAGCATAAACAGGAAGTCCTCGGCTGATTTTTTCTTTGAGGGATTTTTTGAAGGCCTTGTTTGACGACAGGCCGTGCACATTGGTTTCGGGGAAGCCACCGCCAATGTAGAGGCCGTCAATCTCCGGCAGTGCATTGTCTGTTAAGGCATTAATTTCAACAAGAGTGGCTCCGCAGCGTTCTAAAGCAGTGAGGTTTTCGGGGTAGTAAAATTGAAATGCGGCGTCTTTTAAAACACCAATTGTCACGATAGTGCCATCATCGTTATGGCATTGCTGGTAAATACCGGCAGGGGTGGATGACGGCACAAAAGGCTCTGCCATCTCAACAAGAGCCGTTAGGTTAATATGTTCTTTTATTAAAGCGGTGAGGTCATCTAAGGCGTCTCTACTGCCATCATACTCCTGACAAGGTGTTATGCCGATATGGCGCTGGGGAAAAATATCGTAGGTGAGGCGAGGCATGGCACCTACAACAGCTATGTCTGTGTAGTGTTCTATGGCCTGACGTATTATTTTTTCATGTCTGGCCGAGCCTATCCTGTTTAATACAACTCCCTTGATCGTAATGTCCGTGCCCATGGCAACACAGCCTAATAGAAGTGCTGCTGCGGTTCTGGTCATCTTGGTACAGTCAAGAACCAGGATGACGGGGAGATGAAGTATGGCGGCCAGTTCGGCAGAACTGTACGAACCGGAGATGTTGACGCCATCAAAAAGGCCACGATTGCCCTCGATAACAATTAATTCTTTCCCGGTAGAATGCTCGGAGCAGGATTGATAGATTAACTCAGGACCCATTAAATAGGGATCGAGATTGTAGCAGGGGGAGTTTGCCGCTAAATGCAGCCAGCCGGCATCAATATAATCAGGCCCCTTTTTAAAGGGGGCTATTGTTGTGCCTAAGCTGGTAAGAGCAGCTGTTATCCCAACAGTGATAACACTTTTCCCGGAGCCTCCCGAAAGACCGGCAATAAGAAAGCCCTTTGTTGTGGATGTGGAATGTGTATCGTTAGGCATGGCAAATAGTAATGGAATTTTTTTTAATTACCGTTGGGCTCTCAGGTGTCGTGCTGAATACGTTACATGCAATCAACCAAATTATCAGACAATCTGCAAGCGAGAACAACGAAGAAAAAATTGCAAAAAGTCGTGTAACAGAAGACAGCAGCCTTGCTAAATAACTGATCGATGATTACCTATGAGAAAATGTATCTTCATGGTACCGCTGGTGAATCCCCTTTTTACATGACTGTCTCTCCTGAAGTTGTATTAACAAAGTCGTTACCACTTATAAATGAACATAAAGGACTCAAACTATGGCAGATAAAGCAACCAAAGAAAATATCCAGGAAGTTATCGAGGAGTTGGAGAAAAAATGTAAGGAATATCCTGATAATTTTATAGCGCACCATCATCTAGGGCTAGTTTATAGAAAGGCTGGAAGACATCAAGATGCTATTCGGTCGCTTGAGAAAGCCATTGAGCTTGACGAACATTCTGCTGACTCGTATGTGAATTTGGGCTCGATTCATTTTGAACTTGGTGATCTTGATAAGGCAATGGATATCAATAAAAAGGCGCTGACTTTCTTGGTCAAATCGCCGGAGGCCCACGCCAATATCGGTCTTATTCATCAGCAGAAAGGTGAAATTCAAGAAGCAATTGATTCGTATACCAAGTCAGCTGCAATTGACCCAAATGTTGCCTACACCTGGGTAAACCTTGCCTCGGTACATATTATGGCAGAAGATTTTGATGCGGCTCTGGTTGCTGCTCAAAAGGCCGTGAAAATTGACCCAGATTTTGCGATGGCAAGGAATAATCTCGCTGTTGCCCATTACTATAAACAAGATTTTAAGGCCGCCAAGAAAGAGATGGATATTGCTATAGAGGCTGGCTATCAAGTTGATCCGCGCTTTAAACAAGCCGTGGAGGCTGAACTCTAATATTATGGCACGAAAATCCGGAGATATAAACGTTAGGCCCTGGTGCCCATTTTGTGGTCAGGATGTGGCGCGCCCCGAAGAGCCAGAGCAGCGTAAACTGGAGGAGTTCACCCTTGGCAGTTGTCAGTGCGGTGCGATATATGTCTGTGATCAGACAGGTCACAATATCGGTGCTGCCATGGTTGAGTGCCTCCTTGCTGCTGTTGGGGACAACCCTGAACTTGCCTGGGATCTTGATCCTGAAGAAGATTACATGACCGGGCGTGTTGAAAACTATGACGAGCAGACCCATCAGGTTGTTGATAAGGGTAATATTGATGGACGTTCGGTGCGGGGTGTCTTGTTTTTTGTCCGACTTAACAGAGATATCGCTGAACTGACCACTAAGATTACAGGAAAGGGCAAAGGAAGCACCACGAGTCTCTTTATCCCTGCGATGGAGCCCCTGCGGGACCCAAAACGACAAAAGGTTCGAGCAACTAAAATACAGGTTAAGAATCTGGCCGATCAGCAAGATGTGGATGGGTTGGTGGATCTTGTCTTCGATGATCCTAAAACCCTGCGTTATATGCAGCGTCTTCTTTATGATCCTGATACTGATAAACGATGGATGTATGCCGATTCGCTGGGCAAAGTGTGTGCTCGATTTTCGACAAGAAAGCCTGGGGCTGTCAGTGACCTTTTGCATAGGCTTTTTGAGGCCTGTTCCGATTCGGCGGCAACGCATTGGGGACTGCTTGAAGCCATTGGCTCAATAATTGCCGAAAGGGCAGATATCTTTGGCGCCTTTGCCCGGCACCTGTTGATGTACAGAAGTATAGCCACAACCAGGGTTCAGGCAATCTGGGCACTTGCTGAAATTGCCCAGAAAAGACCAGACATAGTTCGTGCTACCCCATTTTACAGTCTTTTTGATATGATCGGGCATCGGGATCCATACACTCGAGGTCATGCCGCATTACTTTTTGGCCGTATTAAGGCCGTAGAAGTTAAATCGAAACTTGAAGGACTGCTTGAAGATGAAAACCAGTTTATTTATTATCATGACGGTAAACCAACTCAATTGACAATTGCAGAAGTTGCCAAACAGGCAATCGCTCAAATAAGTAACGAGGATTAAAATGGCAGAAAAGAAAGAAGAAAAGGATGAATCAGGAAAAAGTCAAGCTCAGCTGGATTATGAAAAGGGCAAGGAGTTTTTGAAGG
This region includes:
- a CDS encoding cobyrinate a,c-diamide synthase, coding for MPNDTHSTSTTKGFLIAGLSGGSGKSVITVGITAALTSLGTTIAPFKKGPDYIDAGWLHLAANSPCYNLDPYLMGPELIYQSCSEHSTGKELIVIEGNRGLFDGVNISGSYSSAELAAILHLPVILVLDCTKMTRTAAALLLGCVAMGTDITIKGVVLNRIGSARHEKIIRQAIEHYTDIAVVGAMPRLTYDIFPQRHIGITPCQEYDGSRDALDDLTALIKEHINLTALVEMAEPFVPSSTPAGIYQQCHNDDGTIVTIGVLKDAAFQFYYPENLTALERCGATLVEINALTDNALPEIDGLYIGGGFPETNVHGLSSNKAFKKSLKEKISRGLPVYAECGGLIYLGDSIEVNGEAYPLTGVFPASFAMQKKPQAHGYTILTATAHNPIYPIGTRITGHEFRYSKVTNWPQESPELALTMERGTGFAEGKDGLVYKNVLALYTHIHALSTPEWAPAFVAKIRQVKLSRDS
- a CDS encoding tetratricopeptide repeat protein; this encodes MADKATKENIQEVIEELEKKCKEYPDNFIAHHHLGLVYRKAGRHQDAIRSLEKAIELDEHSADSYVNLGSIHFELGDLDKAMDINKKALTFLVKSPEAHANIGLIHQQKGEIQEAIDSYTKSAAIDPNVAYTWVNLASVHIMAEDFDAALVAAQKAVKIDPDFAMARNNLAVAHYYKQDFKAAKKEMDIAIEAGYQVDPRFKQAVEAEL
- a CDS encoding HEAT repeat domain-containing protein, translated to MARKSGDINVRPWCPFCGQDVARPEEPEQRKLEEFTLGSCQCGAIYVCDQTGHNIGAAMVECLLAAVGDNPELAWDLDPEEDYMTGRVENYDEQTHQVVDKGNIDGRSVRGVLFFVRLNRDIAELTTKITGKGKGSTTSLFIPAMEPLRDPKRQKVRATKIQVKNLADQQDVDGLVDLVFDDPKTLRYMQRLLYDPDTDKRWMYADSLGKVCARFSTRKPGAVSDLLHRLFEACSDSAATHWGLLEAIGSIIAERADIFGAFARHLLMYRSIATTRVQAIWALAEIAQKRPDIVRATPFYSLFDMIGHRDPYTRGHAALLFGRIKAVEVKSKLEGLLEDENQFIYYHDGKPTQLTIAEVAKQAIAQISNED